The following proteins are co-located in the Conyzicola lurida genome:
- a CDS encoding glycosyltransferase, which produces MKIVIDVSGAPERSGGMKVHATELVRAWSESYPTDELIVVGPAWVETGFAAEKNVTPRAITRDGVPSRFFTQLFAARQIFRSTKADALLSLSSIVSPFVSSSSTACFVHDWRHITEPGEMGLAQRAYRRLWIWSIRSAGTTFAVSEKTREETLRFSKPQRLILAENGGDHPRRWPQIARTERERPRLVTFGHFINKRPELVIESLAELRTSGRPMDLVVVGAKGDYADELRALAERLGVSDLLTLPGFVPDAELHGLMQNADVVILASTDEGYGFPVVEASYFGVPVVVAADSGIEDIHGSRVVVGPATAAGLAGAVTAALGQKPVEGDAPPIVAWAETAAVVRRALLTAEHGN; this is translated from the coding sequence ATGAAGATCGTGATCGACGTCTCCGGCGCCCCGGAGCGCTCCGGCGGCATGAAGGTCCACGCGACCGAGCTGGTGCGCGCGTGGTCCGAGAGCTACCCGACCGACGAGCTCATCGTCGTCGGGCCCGCCTGGGTCGAGACCGGTTTCGCGGCCGAGAAGAATGTCACGCCCCGGGCGATCACCCGTGACGGAGTGCCGTCGCGGTTCTTCACCCAGCTGTTCGCCGCACGGCAGATCTTCCGGTCGACGAAGGCCGACGCCCTGCTGTCGCTCAGCTCGATCGTCAGCCCGTTCGTCTCGTCGAGCTCCACCGCCTGCTTCGTGCACGACTGGCGCCACATCACCGAGCCCGGCGAGATGGGGCTCGCGCAGCGTGCCTACCGTCGACTCTGGATCTGGTCGATCCGGTCCGCCGGCACCACCTTCGCCGTCTCCGAGAAGACGCGCGAAGAGACACTGCGCTTCTCGAAGCCGCAGCGGCTGATCCTCGCCGAGAACGGCGGCGACCACCCGCGTCGCTGGCCGCAGATCGCCCGCACCGAGCGCGAGCGTCCGAGGCTCGTCACGTTCGGCCACTTCATCAACAAGCGCCCCGAACTCGTCATCGAGAGCCTCGCCGAGCTGCGTACATCCGGCCGGCCGATGGATCTCGTCGTGGTCGGCGCTAAGGGCGACTACGCCGACGAGCTCCGTGCGCTCGCCGAACGGCTGGGCGTCAGCGACCTGCTGACCCTCCCCGGATTCGTGCCCGACGCCGAACTGCACGGCCTCATGCAGAACGCCGACGTCGTCATCCTCGCCTCGACCGACGAGGGCTACGGGTTCCCCGTCGTCGAGGCCAGCTACTTCGGCGTCCCCGTCGTGGTCGCCGCGGACAGCGGTATCGAAGACATCCACGGCAGCCGGGTCGTCGTCGGACCGGCCACCGCTGCAGGTCTCGCCGGAGCCGTGACCGCGGCTCTCGGTCAGAAGCCCGTGGAGGGCGACGCGCCGCCGATCGTGGCCTGGGCCGAGACGGCAGCCGTCGTCCGTCGCGCACTCCTCACAGCCGAACACGGAAACTAG
- a CDS encoding lipopolysaccharide biosynthesis protein: MRYARLLAPTAGTGLLRIAQLASLLAITRLTEGDLQSFLVTGFGVLASFSVISDSGAANYLLSLNRERQNRATYAMVLGLQACIAAVVLVAVFVFLILISPDGLNTGHFAILIALALSQTLDGVGRAAKAPLLVNRRDDLFAAPDIATGVAKLAVVGIALLASNLDVLMFMPLVSAAALAVVVVLVRRGLGTEAKPEPKLFRKVLEIGLTGSLSALYSQSPMFLAAALLPLNVAAELAVIFRVVQALELVPATLSVQMIPRIKADKSPLRLWLMFLSAGLAIALVVIFCWPIVSTLLDIALRPEFYIPVTIAFAFKCGNYAIVAYLLGSGRVRARLIVTVATGVIALLLVTGCALAWGGFGLAIATAAIELVFLGVAILVLGRTRRTPERLVS; encoded by the coding sequence GTGCGCTATGCCCGGCTCCTGGCACCCACGGCGGGAACGGGCCTCCTGCGCATCGCGCAGCTGGCCTCGCTGTTGGCGATCACCCGACTCACGGAGGGCGACCTCCAGAGCTTCCTGGTCACCGGATTCGGTGTTCTCGCGTCGTTCTCGGTCATCAGCGATTCGGGCGCCGCGAATTACCTGCTCAGCCTGAACCGCGAGCGGCAGAACCGTGCCACCTATGCGATGGTGCTCGGCCTGCAGGCCTGCATCGCCGCCGTCGTGCTCGTCGCGGTGTTCGTCTTCCTGATCCTGATCTCCCCCGACGGGTTGAACACGGGCCACTTCGCGATCCTGATAGCCCTCGCGCTGTCGCAGACCCTCGACGGCGTCGGCCGGGCGGCCAAGGCACCGCTGCTGGTGAACCGACGCGACGACCTCTTCGCCGCCCCCGACATCGCGACCGGGGTCGCCAAGCTGGCCGTCGTCGGCATCGCGCTGCTGGCGTCGAACCTCGACGTGCTGATGTTCATGCCGCTCGTCTCCGCGGCGGCCCTCGCGGTGGTCGTCGTTCTGGTCCGGCGGGGTCTCGGTACCGAGGCGAAGCCCGAGCCGAAGCTCTTCCGCAAGGTGCTCGAGATCGGCCTCACCGGTTCGCTCAGCGCGCTCTACTCGCAGTCGCCGATGTTCCTCGCCGCCGCTCTGCTGCCGCTCAACGTGGCCGCCGAACTCGCCGTCATCTTCCGAGTCGTGCAGGCGCTCGAACTCGTACCGGCGACGCTGTCGGTGCAGATGATCCCGCGCATCAAGGCCGACAAGTCTCCGCTCCGCCTCTGGCTGATGTTCCTCTCGGCGGGACTCGCCATCGCGCTCGTCGTGATCTTCTGCTGGCCGATCGTGTCGACCCTGCTCGACATCGCCTTGCGCCCCGAGTTCTACATCCCCGTGACCATCGCCTTCGCGTTCAAGTGCGGCAACTACGCGATCGTCGCCTACCTCCTCGGCTCGGGCCGCGTGCGCGCCCGCCTCATCGTCACCGTCGCCACCGGAGTCATCGCGCTCCTCCTCGTCACCGGCTGCGCTCTCGCGTGGGGCGGGTTCGGGCTCGCGATCGCCACCGCCGCCATCGAGCTCGTCTTCTTGGGCGTCGCCATCCTCGTTCTCGGCCGAACACGCCGCACCCCAGAAAGGCTGGTCTCGTGA
- a CDS encoding polysaccharide pyruvyl transferase family protein has translation MKILVVSSDRTGDDHVAINLGDALLTDALVQALRARGHSPLVADFGHERHGDGEPRLKLDGVASLVRAVRAADAVIIGGGTLLQDDGPKHGLGGLPRLCATVVGVAKATGTPVGFYAVGCDPVERFLPKMLLRFAVHNVPVFVRETTSAERVNGQLRGTAHVGADASLLLSHRTAPATEGGPLVLTLNRKHAAAVTAEHVSALRAKYGSVVFLNMSQSGDGLTDSAAVEPAALALFDRVTSTLSWPEAESIIAGASAVVGSRMHALYASMLLGRPMVAVSDLPKVVTFATEFEVPRVGSIAEVSSVEPRLANDGVLSAATSRAVKSLDDLLAAL, from the coding sequence GTGAAGATTCTGGTTGTCAGTTCCGACCGCACGGGCGACGATCACGTCGCGATCAACCTCGGCGACGCGCTCCTCACCGACGCCCTCGTCCAGGCGCTCCGTGCCCGCGGGCACTCGCCGCTCGTCGCCGACTTCGGCCACGAGCGTCACGGCGACGGCGAACCCCGCCTGAAGCTCGACGGCGTGGCAAGCCTGGTCCGCGCCGTCCGTGCCGCGGACGCGGTCATCATCGGCGGCGGTACCTTGCTTCAGGATGACGGACCGAAGCACGGTCTCGGAGGCCTGCCGCGTCTCTGCGCCACGGTGGTCGGCGTCGCGAAGGCGACCGGCACACCCGTCGGCTTCTACGCGGTCGGCTGCGACCCGGTCGAGCGTTTCCTGCCGAAGATGCTCCTGCGCTTCGCCGTGCACAACGTGCCCGTCTTCGTGCGCGAGACGACGAGCGCCGAGCGGGTCAACGGCCAGCTCCGCGGCACGGCCCACGTCGGCGCCGATGCGAGCCTCCTGCTCTCGCACCGCACCGCGCCCGCGACCGAGGGCGGCCCGCTGGTGCTCACGCTCAACCGCAAGCACGCGGCTGCCGTCACCGCCGAGCACGTCTCGGCGCTGCGCGCGAAGTACGGCTCGGTCGTGTTCCTCAACATGTCGCAGAGCGGAGACGGCCTGACCGACTCCGCAGCCGTCGAACCCGCGGCTCTCGCCCTGTTCGACCGGGTGACGTCGACCCTGTCCTGGCCGGAGGCCGAGAGCATCATCGCCGGCGCATCGGCCGTCGTCGGCTCGCGAATGCACGCCCTGTACGCGTCCATGCTGCTCGGCCGCCCGATGGTCGCGGTGTCGGATCTGCCCAAGGTCGTGACTTTCGCTACTGAATTCGAGGTGCCGCGCGTCGGCAGTATCGCGGAAGTCAGTAGTGTTGAGCCGCGGCTGGCCAACGACGGCGTACTGTCGGCCGCGACATCCCGGGCAGTCAAATCGCTCGACGATCTGCTCGCGGCGTTGTAG
- a CDS encoding MBOAT family O-acyltransferase: MTLLVYHLLPVHGRTRNWWLLLASVLFYWWGVGGEIVAISFVAVFSFVATWVSWYITKKRVQSGHPGAARVPLALTVAIILIPLLVFKYIPQAAESGVPGFTRLADSFGAADWILPLGISFFTFHAVSFAVDSARTGFPLTRSFPSYLMYLFVFPHQIAGPIVRYAEIKEEIENPRVITPSRLGYGASRFTWGLAKKVLIADNAGLVANAMFDSAAYSGQLSAPGAWIGAIAYAIQIYFDFSGYSDMAIGLAAMLGFHFPENFRSPYASHSISDFWRRWHITLTRWFRDYVYIPLGGNRRGAVVEYGALLVVFALTSLWHGALVGFLIWGGLQAAAMLIERATGLRDSKRFLLVRRILTAFFILFAWVPFRTTDFEHSVEIWRAMLFRYPADFVAPQILTSLTSLSIAALILGALAFFASSKRTGFERVFAPTEGNLAVSKVRGWAVAPVLFVVTIAGVLLSDFSPFLYFQF, translated from the coding sequence GTGACACTGCTCGTCTACCACCTGCTCCCGGTCCACGGCAGAACGCGTAACTGGTGGCTGCTGCTCGCCAGCGTGCTCTTCTACTGGTGGGGCGTCGGCGGCGAGATCGTCGCGATCTCGTTCGTCGCGGTCTTCAGCTTCGTGGCCACGTGGGTCAGCTGGTACATCACCAAGAAGCGCGTGCAGTCGGGGCACCCCGGCGCCGCGCGTGTGCCGTTGGCATTGACGGTAGCGATCATCCTGATCCCGCTCCTCGTCTTCAAGTACATCCCGCAGGCCGCAGAGTCGGGCGTCCCGGGGTTCACCCGGCTCGCCGACAGTTTCGGTGCCGCCGATTGGATCCTGCCGCTGGGCATCTCGTTCTTCACCTTCCACGCGGTGTCGTTCGCGGTCGACTCCGCCCGCACCGGGTTCCCGCTCACCCGGTCGTTCCCGTCCTACCTGATGTACCTCTTCGTCTTCCCGCACCAGATCGCCGGCCCCATCGTGCGATACGCGGAGATCAAGGAAGAGATCGAGAACCCGCGCGTCATCACCCCGTCCCGGCTGGGATACGGGGCGAGCCGGTTCACCTGGGGTCTCGCCAAGAAGGTGCTCATCGCCGACAACGCGGGCCTCGTCGCCAACGCGATGTTCGACAGCGCGGCGTACTCGGGCCAGCTATCGGCACCCGGGGCGTGGATCGGCGCGATCGCCTACGCGATCCAGATCTACTTCGACTTCAGCGGCTACTCCGACATGGCGATCGGTCTCGCCGCGATGCTCGGTTTCCACTTCCCCGAGAACTTCCGTTCGCCGTACGCGTCGCACAGCATCAGCGACTTCTGGCGGCGGTGGCACATCACGCTCACGCGCTGGTTCCGCGACTACGTCTACATCCCGCTCGGCGGAAACCGTCGGGGAGCGGTGGTCGAATACGGCGCCCTGCTCGTCGTGTTCGCGCTGACATCGCTCTGGCACGGCGCCCTCGTCGGGTTCCTGATCTGGGGTGGCCTGCAAGCCGCCGCGATGCTGATCGAGCGGGCCACGGGGCTGCGCGACTCGAAGCGCTTCCTCCTCGTGCGGCGCATCCTGACCGCGTTCTTCATCCTGTTCGCCTGGGTGCCGTTCCGCACCACCGACTTCGAGCACTCGGTCGAGATCTGGCGCGCGATGCTGTTCCGCTACCCCGCCGACTTCGTCGCCCCGCAGATCCTGACCTCGCTGACGTCGCTCTCGATCGCGGCGCTGATTCTCGGGGCCTTGGCGTTCTTCGCCTCCTCGAAGCGCACCGGCTTCGAGCGTGTCTTCGCCCCGACCGAGGGCAACCTCGCCGTGAGCAAGGTCCGTGGCTGGGCGGTCGCCCCCGTCCTGTTCGTCGTGACGATCGCGGGGGTGCTGCTGTCCGACTTCAGCCCGTTCCTCTACTTCCAATTCTGA
- a CDS encoding alginate O-acetyltransferase AlgX-related protein yields the protein MDANKKDRRTVLAAVACGSALLLSIWLIPGNVAERQNREQRAFPDLTTSNWADPATWATVDSALRDDLGAQVYVAEATASVSALLLHRSPNSSTYVSGGGQPFFASDFIFPCRTNATRLGILEDSLTTDAAVAEAQGVYALYVVAPDKSTIRRDELGGTAHSLLRCTDPVRETVQGWAAQGELPLVTLWDEVEEFDAERADDGGVYYYGDSHWNAYGASVFTTKLLERLVADDEAPSGVLESLENYEIEPGEEKVTDLFKTIGLAIPADRDEIVFDRPGVTTERSTITNSEGTEMTHYENETTDAPLVEGRTLILGDSFLQAHSIPQLSTFFEQVTFGSLLDYVDYSQYDRIIMERVQRNTAEPGWPTLTEPAQ from the coding sequence ATGGACGCGAATAAGAAAGACCGACGCACGGTTCTCGCAGCCGTCGCCTGCGGGTCTGCTCTGCTGCTGTCGATCTGGTTGATCCCCGGCAACGTCGCCGAACGCCAGAACCGCGAGCAGCGCGCCTTCCCCGACCTGACCACGTCGAACTGGGCCGATCCCGCCACCTGGGCAACGGTCGACTCCGCACTGCGGGACGACCTCGGCGCCCAGGTCTACGTGGCCGAGGCGACGGCATCCGTCAGCGCCCTCCTCCTGCACCGCAGCCCGAACAGCAGCACCTACGTCAGCGGCGGCGGCCAGCCGTTCTTCGCGTCGGACTTCATCTTCCCGTGCCGCACGAACGCGACGCGGCTGGGAATTCTCGAAGACAGCCTGACGACCGACGCCGCTGTGGCGGAGGCCCAAGGTGTCTATGCCCTTTACGTGGTCGCGCCCGACAAGTCGACCATCAGGCGAGACGAGCTCGGGGGTACGGCTCACTCGCTTCTGCGTTGCACCGACCCCGTCCGCGAGACCGTCCAGGGCTGGGCGGCACAGGGCGAACTGCCTCTCGTGACCCTCTGGGACGAGGTCGAAGAATTCGACGCCGAGAGAGCGGATGACGGTGGCGTCTACTACTACGGAGACAGCCACTGGAACGCCTACGGCGCGAGCGTCTTCACCACGAAGTTGCTCGAGCGACTGGTCGCCGACGACGAAGCGCCCAGCGGTGTGCTCGAGTCTCTCGAGAACTACGAGATCGAGCCGGGCGAAGAGAAGGTCACCGACCTCTTCAAGACAATCGGCCTCGCCATCCCCGCCGACCGCGACGAGATCGTCTTCGACCGCCCGGGTGTCACGACCGAACGCTCGACGATCACCAACTCCGAGGGCACCGAGATGACCCACTACGAGAACGAGACGACGGATGCCCCGCTCGTCGAAGGCCGGACCCTCATCCTGGGCGACTCGTTCCTCCAGGCCCACTCGATTCCTCAGTTGTCCACATTCTTCGAGCAGGTTACTTTTGGATCTTTGCTCGACTATGTGGACTACAGCCAGTACGACCGCATAATCATGGAACGCGTTCAACGCAATACGGCCGAACCCGGCTGGCCCACGCTCACCGAACCCGCCCAGTAG
- a CDS encoding SGNH hydrolase domain-containing protein: MATTKDGNSTKSVAGGGFRPEIQALRAAAVFIVVVYHLWPAQLPGGYVGVDVFFVISGFLITSHLLGEVHRTGTVSLSRFWARRIRRLLPASLLVLAATLVAALIWLPNTVLQQNLEQIGASAIYLVNWLLARDAVDYLGAENASSMVQHFWSLSVEEQFYIGWPVLLVVVLAIVRIGRSRVAAGRLWPSVRLAVTVALVGVFLVSLAYSIWQTNRSQPLAYFSTFARAWEFAAGALLAAGIVLWPKLGSPAGSTKAPVVGEIATWLGIAMIGGSAFVFQDSSPFPGSIALIPVVGSVLFIVGAGMTGPKSLTRRLFSLTPIQRVGDWSYAIYLWHWPFIVLFPFVFHAELGVVGKVAIAVVSVLLGYLTKILVEDPVRSGRWWARRRWPSFALAVVGALLLITVSTGGSVLVDREKDQARVWAQEQLDSDAPCFGARAMAEGADCAGKFDLSDRTDIGFAATDLDPDWCVAEPGVEWASCEYGDTTDPTATIALVGDSHAASLVPAFDEYFAEQGWRVVTYLRVGCPAATVNTIIVPGREQWAQDECTTWSGRVLDEVEERDDIDVVAFSNFSVAYLSAAVPSDQQLTAQEIASTWTAVEESGKQVVFVRDVPGTGQSNVPNCLAKSVAVESPCSTERSASVPDNAFITATTLDDRVPLIDMTDYFCDEDTCYSVIGDVVTYADSNHVSGTYVKTLAPFLGDRIMAALAR; encoded by the coding sequence GTGGCGACCACGAAGGACGGCAACAGCACGAAGTCCGTCGCGGGCGGAGGTTTCCGCCCCGAGATCCAGGCACTGCGCGCCGCCGCGGTCTTCATCGTCGTCGTCTACCATCTGTGGCCCGCACAGCTGCCCGGCGGCTATGTCGGCGTCGACGTCTTCTTCGTCATCTCCGGCTTCCTCATTACCTCTCATCTGCTCGGCGAGGTGCACCGCACGGGCACCGTCTCGCTGAGCCGGTTCTGGGCGCGCCGAATCCGACGGCTTCTACCCGCGTCCCTTCTCGTACTCGCCGCGACCCTTGTCGCGGCGCTGATCTGGCTGCCCAACACCGTGCTGCAGCAAAACCTGGAGCAGATCGGCGCGAGCGCCATCTACCTCGTCAACTGGTTGTTGGCCCGGGACGCGGTCGACTACCTCGGCGCGGAGAACGCGTCGTCGATGGTTCAGCACTTCTGGTCGCTGTCGGTGGAAGAGCAGTTCTACATCGGCTGGCCCGTATTGCTCGTGGTCGTCTTGGCGATCGTCCGGATCGGACGTTCCCGCGTCGCCGCTGGACGCCTCTGGCCGAGCGTGCGCCTCGCCGTGACGGTCGCGCTGGTCGGTGTGTTCCTGGTGTCGCTGGCCTACTCGATCTGGCAGACGAACCGTTCGCAGCCGCTCGCCTACTTCAGCACTTTCGCCCGCGCGTGGGAGTTCGCCGCGGGAGCGTTGCTCGCCGCCGGCATCGTGCTCTGGCCGAAGCTCGGCTCGCCTGCCGGCTCGACCAAAGCGCCGGTCGTCGGCGAGATCGCCACGTGGCTGGGAATCGCAATGATCGGCGGATCCGCCTTCGTCTTCCAGGACTCGTCGCCGTTCCCCGGCTCGATCGCTCTGATCCCCGTCGTCGGGTCGGTCCTCTTCATCGTCGGTGCGGGTATGACGGGACCGAAATCCCTGACTCGCCGGCTCTTCAGCCTGACACCGATCCAACGAGTCGGTGACTGGTCGTACGCGATCTACCTCTGGCACTGGCCCTTCATCGTGCTCTTCCCCTTCGTGTTCCATGCGGAACTCGGCGTCGTCGGCAAGGTCGCTATCGCCGTCGTGAGCGTGCTCCTCGGCTATCTGACCAAGATTCTCGTCGAAGACCCGGTGCGGTCGGGGCGCTGGTGGGCCCGCCGCCGCTGGCCCTCGTTTGCGCTCGCCGTCGTGGGTGCGCTGCTGTTGATCACTGTCTCCACCGGCGGGTCCGTGCTCGTCGACCGCGAGAAGGACCAGGCCCGTGTCTGGGCGCAGGAGCAGCTCGACAGCGACGCCCCGTGCTTCGGCGCGCGGGCGATGGCAGAGGGCGCCGACTGTGCCGGCAAGTTCGACCTGTCCGACCGCACTGACATCGGCTTCGCGGCAACTGACCTCGACCCCGACTGGTGTGTCGCGGAGCCCGGCGTCGAGTGGGCAAGCTGCGAATACGGCGACACGACCGATCCGACGGCGACGATCGCGCTCGTGGGCGACTCGCACGCTGCGTCCCTCGTGCCCGCGTTCGACGAGTACTTCGCCGAGCAGGGCTGGAGAGTCGTCACCTATCTGCGAGTCGGGTGCCCTGCCGCTACGGTCAACACGATCATCGTCCCCGGACGCGAGCAGTGGGCTCAGGACGAGTGCACCACGTGGTCGGGTCGCGTACTCGACGAAGTTGAAGAACGCGACGATATCGACGTTGTTGCCTTCTCTAACTTCTCGGTCGCATATCTGAGCGCGGCCGTGCCCTCGGACCAGCAGCTGACCGCCCAAGAGATCGCCTCGACCTGGACGGCTGTCGAGGAATCCGGCAAGCAGGTCGTGTTCGTGCGCGACGTGCCCGGCACGGGACAGTCCAACGTGCCGAACTGTCTCGCGAAAAGTGTCGCCGTGGAATCGCCGTGTTCCACCGAGCGGTCGGCGAGTGTCCCCGACAACGCCTTCATCACCGCGACGACCCTGGATGACAGGGTCCCGCTCATCGACATGACGGACTACTTCTGCGACGAGGACACCTGCTATTCGGTGATCGGGGACGTGGTGACCTACGCCGACTCAAACCACGTCAGCGGTACCTACGTGAAAACGCTGGCGCCGTTCCTCGGCGACCGGATCATGGCGGCCCTGGCGCGGTAG
- a CDS encoding VanZ family protein, whose protein sequence is MASTLLVVLLATLWPTPLDQGYEGAVNRFMSVLYRSGVPLWFGYNKLEFTANIIMFVPIGFLVSLLLPQRIWWLAIIICPAFSVGIELTQATFLSARFATPLDVASNSIGALIGIAVAMILRSLVYQRDQLIISRALWERGIRP, encoded by the coding sequence TTGGCATCGACGCTCCTCGTCGTCCTGTTGGCGACACTCTGGCCCACCCCGCTCGATCAGGGCTACGAGGGCGCCGTCAACCGCTTTATGTCCGTGCTCTACCGCAGCGGCGTTCCGCTCTGGTTCGGCTACAACAAGCTCGAGTTCACCGCGAACATCATCATGTTCGTGCCCATCGGGTTCCTCGTCTCGCTGCTGCTGCCCCAGCGCATCTGGTGGCTCGCCATCATCATCTGCCCGGCGTTCTCCGTCGGTATCGAGCTGACACAGGCGACGTTCCTGTCGGCGCGGTTCGCCACGCCCCTCGACGTGGCATCGAACTCGATCGGTGCGCTGATCGGGATCGCGGTCGCCATGATCCTGCGCAGCCTCGTCTATCAGCGCGACCAGCTGATTATTTCTCGCGCCCTCTGGGAGCGCGGAATCCGTCCGTAA
- a CDS encoding sugar transferase, with protein sequence MVAASVGVTQLIWFGFESRQLAWNISLTLGYTAVSLIVAATWLFVLAAYSTRNRKIIGSGTLEYKRVADATLRMFGVLAVVAYLGEIELARGYFLTALPFGLGLLLLSRWSWRQWLRKQQEEGAFLSRAILVGERLKSVHVAHTIRRAPGTGMEIVGAFTRSGTTSLNLYDDIPVLGDFNDLLQGIDDYQIDSVILTGADDIGPIDMRKLGWDLGEREVELIVAPALTDVAGPRIHSRPVAGLPLIHVEYPTLEGPKRFAKRASDIAGSALLIVLLSIPLLVVAIIIKATSPGNLIYRQERIGRGGRPFGMLKFRSMVKDADDQLESLLDAQGTSDTPLFKVINDPRITPIGKFIRKYSIDEFPQLFNVLFGQMSLVGPRPQRAAEVALYDDIAHRRLIMKPGMSGLWQVSGRSDLSWEDAIRLDLYYVENWSMTADLLILFRTVRAVVAPTGAH encoded by the coding sequence GTGGTCGCGGCATCGGTCGGAGTCACCCAGCTCATCTGGTTCGGCTTCGAGTCGCGTCAGCTGGCCTGGAACATCTCCCTCACCCTGGGCTACACCGCCGTATCCCTCATCGTCGCGGCGACCTGGCTGTTCGTCCTCGCCGCCTACTCGACCCGCAACCGCAAGATCATCGGCAGCGGCACGCTCGAGTACAAGCGCGTCGCCGACGCCACGCTCCGCATGTTCGGCGTGCTCGCCGTCGTCGCCTACCTCGGCGAGATCGAACTCGCCCGCGGCTACTTCCTCACCGCCCTCCCGTTCGGGCTCGGACTGCTGCTGCTCTCCCGGTGGTCGTGGCGCCAGTGGCTCCGCAAGCAGCAGGAAGAGGGCGCGTTCCTCTCCCGCGCCATCCTCGTCGGCGAGCGTCTCAAGTCCGTGCACGTGGCGCACACGATCCGTCGCGCGCCCGGCACCGGCATGGAGATCGTCGGCGCCTTCACCCGCAGCGGCACCACGTCGCTGAACCTGTACGACGACATCCCGGTCCTCGGCGACTTCAACGACCTGCTGCAGGGCATCGACGACTACCAGATCGACTCCGTGATCCTCACCGGAGCCGACGACATCGGCCCGATCGACATGCGCAAGCTCGGCTGGGACCTCGGCGAACGCGAGGTCGAACTGATCGTCGCCCCCGCGCTGACCGACGTTGCGGGCCCCCGCATCCACTCGCGGCCCGTCGCGGGCCTCCCGCTCATCCACGTCGAGTACCCGACGCTCGAGGGTCCGAAGCGCTTCGCGAAGCGCGCGTCGGACATCGCCGGCTCGGCCCTGCTCATCGTGCTGCTGTCGATCCCGCTGCTCGTCGTCGCCATCATCATCAAGGCCACGAGCCCCGGCAATCTCATCTACCGCCAGGAGCGCATCGGCCGCGGCGGCCGCCCCTTCGGCATGCTCAAGTTCCGGTCGATGGTCAAGGATGCCGACGACCAGCTCGAGAGCCTGCTCGACGCGCAGGGCACCTCCGACACCCCGCTCTTCAAGGTCATCAACGACCCGCGCATCACGCCCATCGGCAAGTTCATCCGCAAGTACTCGATCGACGAGTTCCCGCAACTGTTCAACGTGCTCTTCGGCCAGATGAGCCTCGTCGGCCCCCGTCCGCAGCGCGCCGCAGAGGTCGCCCTCTACGACGACATCGCCCACCGCCGGCTCATCATGAAGCCCGGTATGAGCGGTCTCTGGCAGGTCAGCGGCCGGTCCGACCTCAGCTGGGAAGACGCGATCCGCCTCGACCTCTACTACGTGGAGAACTGGTCGATGACCGCGGACCTGCTCATCCTCTTCCGCACGGTCCGCGCGGTCGTCGCGCCCACCGGCGCCCACTAG
- a CDS encoding GtrA family protein, with protein sequence MIQRLLAREQFRFLLVGGVNTVVGYALFVVFELLFGQYLLSLYLSYAVAVPLAFFLHRRFTFRVSGTVVADFTRFVGVYLVSLAVNTVVLPALVELLHLPPLVAQAVSVVVTTVISYVGHKWFSFRRARPTA encoded by the coding sequence TTGATCCAGCGCCTCCTCGCCCGGGAGCAGTTCCGTTTTCTGCTCGTCGGCGGGGTGAACACCGTCGTCGGCTACGCGCTCTTCGTCGTCTTCGAGCTGCTCTTCGGGCAGTACCTGCTCAGCCTCTACCTGTCGTACGCCGTCGCGGTGCCGCTCGCGTTCTTTCTGCACCGCCGGTTCACCTTCCGCGTGAGCGGCACCGTAGTCGCCGATTTCACCCGGTTCGTGGGCGTCTACCTGGTCTCCCTCGCCGTGAACACGGTCGTCCTCCCGGCCCTCGTCGAGCTGCTGCACCTGCCCCCACTCGTCGCCCAGGCCGTCTCCGTCGTCGTCACGACGGTGATCTCCTACGTCGGCCACAAGTGGTTCTCGTTCCGCCGGGCCCGACCGACCGCGTAG